cggaggaaaaaatacatgggagtCTTAAGGTGAGAATCTAAAAGTGTGAGGGTGATAATTGTCAGGTTCCCAGTTACACTCAAAATGTaggtgagaaataaaaatatcaaaagcACAATCTGTAGAATTGGGTCATCTGTCAGCCCCAGCAGGATGAATGTAGTTATGGCTGTATGATTTCTCATCACTACCTGTGTCAGGTCAAGAGCGATTGGCTCTGAAAAGAGAAGGGCTGTAAGAAGGAAGCTAGCTTGGAACATGAATGAAAGATGTAAGCAGTATTATTGTAGTGCATTTTACATTTGGATAATGGAAGTTCActggaaatatttaaatatgaatCTCAGGTGTATAATTCCCTGATTAGAAACACTCTTTATAAAGCTggcaactaaaacaaaaaacaagtcacTCATCACATACTTGTTTCATATGCTATTTCTCAATATTATTGCCTTGTGGCACACCTATTAAAACAAAGACACAACTCATAGCACAGCTATTAGCAccccctattttacagattattgtattttttaaaacatttttgttttgtttccagtcacctttttctttgcttttcccaTCTTACTGAACTGCTCACTTTTCATAACAGGGTAGGATTTGTCCAGTAGTATTTTATGCTGGTCTCTGATTATATTTAACATAAGCAAAATATCTTCAAAGGGTTAGATCATGTCTTTGTACTTTAAATTATctcagattaggaagaaaaaaagtttaaaatacaaGGTTATatctttgttttgtctttcctGTATTTAATCAAACGAAAGCATTTCTAACCCAGTAAAGTGGTTGCTTGTTGTggccgttgttaggtgccattgagttggttccaactcatagcgaccctacgtcaACAGGATGAAGCacttctccatcctcacaatctggtcctgcgctatcctcacaatcgttgttttgcttgagcccatttttgcagccactgtgtcaacccatctaattgagggtcttcttcttttttgctgaccctgtactttaccaaacacgttgtccttctccagggattggtccctcctgataacatggttgCATAGGCGGAGGTTTTCCCGAAGAGATGTGAGGAGCCTTTTTGCTGGAATATGCCTGGTTTGTGCTGTCCTGGTGCTTTGAGCCATGGCCACAACCCAGAAGGAATGGTCTTTGGTACTTGCTTTTTCTGCCAGCCTGATCATCTTGGGTGTTCTCCTCAGCAGTACCCAGATCTTCAGAATCTGTCTCAGACACATTTCAGCGACCCTTCCTTTTGACAATTTTTTCCGCCCTCCTCCTCAAATCACCTTTTCCTATTAATGTACCTGCCAACTCACTAACTCTACAGTTCTTTGAATTCTTAATACATGCAATCATTCTAAACAATACCCATGAACAAACTGATCCATATGATCCaagttttatacacaaattttaaTAAACCCAGTTTTTCCTTGGCATTTGCCATTGTCAGGACCTCCTACCAGTTTTCCGCCTCCTTGGATTCTAATATTTATGTTTTCCCTGTTATTATTCCATTTGCTGGGGGCTCAGGAAGATCTCCTAGCCTTTCTGTCAAAACTTTCTTTCAGTTTGATTCACATTGTGAGGAGCCACTCTCAAACATCTGTCCTGTAAAAGAAGATCTGGTAAATACATTCTCACTGGGGGTGCCATGAATGAAAAATAACATATTGACTCATAATATGTCTTCGTGTTTTATTATTGGGAATTGATTTTGAAGTGAGCAATTTTCGGTGTAACTCAGGGGTTTTCAGGGAAACCCTATCTACCCAATTCTTCCCAATGTGTGTGAGAATCAAAAATACATTAGATTTCCTTATTTCTCTTCTCTACTATTGCTTAAGTAAATaatcaacattcattcattcagataaatatttaatgatcaCCTATTATTTACAGAGCATAACATCAAAGACTGGAGATCTAACCATGAACAAGTCTCTCTCCAAAGGAGACTTAATTCTTCCTATGGGAGATAATATTTCATTTCAGTGTATGATCAGAGACATAGTAACATAACAACGAAAATGAAATTTTGTGTTTGGGGTAATAACtagcccattgttgtcgagttgattctgactcatagtgaccattcaggacagagtagaactgtcccatagggtttccaaggctgtaaatctttacagaagtgggctgctgcatctttctcccatggagtagttggtgggttggaatcaatgattttttgattagcagtagagtacttaaccactgtactaccaggactCCTCTGGGGtgaaaactattattattattattccttgaCAATCACTCTTTATTATACTggtatcgctatgagtcggagtcgactcgacggcagtgggttattcctattttactgtcTTCACTCAGTTCCTCTAGGCTTTTTTTCTATTAAAGTTGGCAGTGTCAGTTGTCACCTTAACCTGAGTTAGCAAGATGCGTTGCTCAGGGTTCACATACATTTTATGGAATCAGGAAACCTAACTCACCTCATGGGAGAAATGGTTCACTGGAGAGATGGTATCTTGTGAAGTACTGTGAAGCCACACAGAGAAGATTTTGATAGGCCTACTgagtgatggaaaccctggtggcttagtggttaagagctatggctgctaacccaaaggtcagcagtttgaatccatcaggagctccctagaaaccgtatgggggacttctactccgtcctatagggctgctataagtcggaatcaactggacttcAACAGGTACTAAATGATGGGTCAAGCTGATTTCTACATTTCTAATTCTTGTTTCCTTTCAGCCgtctttctttcttcctaccATGTTACCATTCCAATTgctgtcgagccagttctgactcatggtcatctcatgtgtgtcatagtagaacggTTTTCCATAGTGTTTTGAAAGACATATTTTaaggaagtaaatcaccagtccttccctctgaggtgcctctgggtggaccaaaCTACCAATCTTGGaccaaactaccaatctttcagttggcatccaagtgtgttaaccttttaTCTTTGTACCAGTCATTGACATTTTTTCtctattcttcctttttctaCAAATTTCCTAGGCTCTAAAATTATTGTCTGTTTCCACTTTTGAAAATTCTTAATCTCCAATTTTGATAGGAATGACTTGTGAAAAAAATCACTTTAGAATTTTAATGTGCATTAGTTTAATGTGTTAGATAAATAATATAATCTTGTTTTAATACATGAAACTTGTTAAATCAAAATTAGTTCTAGCGGCCGGAGCTAGCCCTCGGAGCCAGAAAAGGCGCTGCCGCGGCTGTGGCCATCCGTCATGCCGAAGCACGAGTTCTCCGTGGACATGACCTGTGAGGGCTGCTCTAAGGCGGTCAGTCGGGTCCTCAGCAAGCTGGAAGGAGTTCAGTTTGACGTTGACCTGCCCAACAAGAAGGTTTGCATCAACTCCTCTGAGCACAGTGTGGACACTCTGCTGGAGACCttgaagaaaacaggaaaagccGTTTCCTACCTCGTCCCCAAGTAGCAGGGTCCTGGCCCCTGGCCCGGAGGATGGACCAAAGGGGGCAGACAGACCTGTCACCTGGCAGTCCTGCTCAGTGATGGGAGTTCCTGCGGAGACCCTCACTTGCCCTGCTTGCTTCTCACTAGTTTCCCTGCAATAAAGACGAGCTGCTTTTGTTgaagatgtcaaaaaaaaaaaaaaattagttctagCAATGAAGCTAATCTTGTGGTG
The DNA window shown above is from Elephas maximus indicus isolate mEleMax1 chromosome 4, mEleMax1 primary haplotype, whole genome shotgun sequence and carries:
- the LOC126075626 gene encoding copper transport protein ATOX1-like, with translation MPKHEFSVDMTCEGCSKAVSRVLSKLEGVQFDVDLPNKKVCINSSEHSVDTLLETLKKTGKAVSYLVPK